The Micromonospora sp. Llam0 genome contains a region encoding:
- a CDS encoding NeuD/PglB/VioB family sugar acetyltransferase, with amino-acid sequence MTTDVVIVGAGGMGREMYGVIRLLNDLAADGPRWRVLGFVDDYPGGSTVELVHRLGVPFLGPTRWLADQPATTRVALGVGQPDLRRETAGTIARYGLPAATVVHPAAEIGPDCVVQEGLFAAGGARVTTNVVIGRHVHLNQNCTVGHDAVLGDFVSVNPLAAVSGYCRLADGVMVGAGAVVLPTLTVGRAATVGAGACVTKDVPAGVVVTGVPARPHRTGSAPRPVASDRGSSAGPGRAR; translated from the coding sequence TTGACGACCGACGTGGTGATCGTGGGCGCGGGTGGGATGGGCCGCGAGATGTACGGCGTGATCAGGTTGCTGAACGACCTGGCCGCCGACGGGCCCCGGTGGCGGGTGCTCGGGTTCGTCGACGATTACCCCGGCGGGTCGACCGTGGAACTGGTACACCGCCTCGGTGTTCCGTTCCTCGGCCCGACCCGGTGGCTGGCCGACCAGCCGGCCACCACCCGGGTCGCCCTCGGCGTCGGGCAGCCCGACCTGCGCCGCGAGACCGCCGGGACGATCGCCCGGTACGGCCTGCCGGCTGCCACAGTGGTGCACCCGGCCGCCGAGATCGGCCCGGACTGCGTCGTCCAGGAGGGGCTGTTCGCCGCCGGTGGCGCCCGGGTCACCACGAACGTGGTCATCGGCCGGCACGTGCACCTGAACCAGAACTGCACGGTGGGCCACGACGCCGTGCTGGGTGACTTCGTCTCGGTGAATCCGTTGGCCGCGGTCTCCGGCTACTGCCGGCTGGCCGACGGCGTCATGGTCGGTGCCGGCGCTGTCGTCCTGCCGACGTTGACGGTGGGCCGTGCCGCGACCGTGGGCGCCGGTGCCTGCGTGACGAAGGACGTGCCGGCCGGCGTCGTGGTCACCGGCGTGCCGGCCCGCCCGCACCGGACCGGCTCGGCGCCACGACCTGTCGCGTCGGATCGAGGATCATCTGCCGGGCCTGGTCGAGCACGCTGA
- a CDS encoding helix-turn-helix transcriptional regulator → MPTFARLPPPEQVAPLVRWFWIPQWRIAPGRVSRQQILSFPACNLVVGPDGVELAGPTTRVSYRDLTGTGWAVGALLRPAAVPHFTSDPAALRDASRRLDLPDLQSPVVEAMTGAGDASQRHAAAVAAFADWLNATVGPPGPEALLANTLAELVDTDHAVLRVEDVAARLHVSTRTVQRLARRHVGLSPLTMIRRRRLQEAAQLLRTDPATDLAGLAARLGYADQAHLATEFRTVLGFTPTAYRRGTSDAVTSATARRFS, encoded by the coding sequence CTGCCGACCTTCGCCCGGCTACCGCCGCCGGAGCAGGTCGCGCCGCTGGTCCGCTGGTTCTGGATCCCGCAGTGGCGGATCGCGCCGGGCCGGGTCTCCCGGCAGCAGATCCTCTCGTTCCCCGCCTGCAACCTGGTGGTCGGCCCGGACGGCGTGGAGCTGGCCGGCCCGACGACCCGGGTCTCGTACCGGGACCTGACCGGCACCGGCTGGGCGGTCGGGGCGCTGCTGCGTCCGGCGGCGGTGCCGCACTTCACCTCGGACCCCGCTGCGCTGCGGGACGCCTCCCGCCGGCTGGACCTGCCCGACCTGCAGTCGCCGGTGGTCGAGGCGATGACCGGCGCCGGCGACGCGTCGCAGCGGCACGCCGCAGCGGTGGCGGCGTTCGCCGACTGGCTGAACGCCACCGTCGGGCCGCCCGGTCCGGAGGCGCTGCTGGCCAACACCCTGGCGGAGCTCGTCGACACCGATCACGCGGTGCTGCGGGTCGAGGACGTCGCCGCCCGGCTGCACGTGTCGACCCGTACGGTGCAGCGGCTGGCCCGCCGCCACGTCGGCCTGTCGCCGCTGACGATGATCCGCCGACGACGGTTACAGGAGGCGGCGCAGCTGCTGCGTACCGATCCGGCCACCGACCTGGCCGGGCTGGCGGCCCGACTCGGGTACGCCGACCAGGCCCACCTGGCGACCGAGTTTCGTACGGTGCTCGGATTCACGCCGACCGCGTACCGTCGCGGGACGTCGGACGCCGTCACCTCCGCGACCGCCCGCCGGTTCAGTTGA